The Desulfuromonas acetexigens genome includes a region encoding these proteins:
- a CDS encoding hemerythrin domain-containing protein, with protein MKTNVTQVMMEEHQLILRMIALVEKNAGRVARGEFRNWRFFLDAVDFIRNYADRFHHAKEEDVLFAALVKNGMPEKQSPIEAMLMEHDAGRAHVRGMEKAARQALDGDESDIPSLLEHARGYAELLRGHIDKEDTILYPLAERVLPEDLRPAMLDAYQAAEGRTPELAETYRQMVEDYEKETI; from the coding sequence ATGAAAACGAACGTCACTCAAGTGATGATGGAGGAGCACCAGCTGATTCTGCGCATGATCGCCCTGGTCGAAAAGAACGCCGGCCGGGTGGCGCGGGGCGAGTTCCGCAACTGGCGCTTTTTTCTCGACGCCGTCGACTTCATCCGCAACTATGCTGACCGTTTTCATCACGCCAAGGAAGAAGATGTTCTCTTTGCCGCCCTGGTGAAGAACGGCATGCCGGAAAAGCAGTCCCCCATCGAAGCCATGCTCATGGAACATGACGCCGGTCGCGCCCATGTGCGAGGGATGGAGAAAGCGGCACGCCAGGCGCTGGACGGGGACGAGAGCGATATTCCGTCCCTGCTCGAACACGCCCGGGGCTACGCCGAGCTGCTGCGCGGCCACATCGATAAAGAAGACACCATCCTCTACCCCCTGGCCGAGCGGGTTCTGCCGGAGGATCTCCGTCCGGCCATGCTCGACGCCTACCAGGCCGCCGAGGGCCGCACGCCGGAGTTGGCCGAAACCTACCGGCAGATGGTGGAAGACTACGAAAAGGAGACAATCTGA
- a CDS encoding DNA translocase FtsK has protein sequence MPQNKPPLIREHLQKEIAGVLCLAVGIFILLSLVSFHTSDPSFNNNITSATIRNWGGVVGANLADLLIQILGLVALVLPLACFLFAWRLLKFRSVKVRLYKGGAILMLILSLAGLIALRFHEVVIFGQRIEEAGGAAGRLLAEVLSRYLNVTGAGIFLFVFFLISLMLGARFSMVLFLEGMATRVGGQMERRREQRAAERELRARKRKEKQEQPTIIAPPVRPTLEVTPPAKKKKRKDEPPPEQEAFEFLEPSGTYHKPSLSLLAHEGEAPLPIDRDALMANAKILESKLKDFNVDGEVVEVKPGPVVTMYEFSPAPGVKVNKIAGLSDDLSMALRALSIRIVAPIPGRGVVGIEIPNKERETVYLKEIFESEEFQKTGGKLPMALGKNIFGRTVVSDLAKMPHLLVAGSTGSGKSVSINTMILSLLYRATPEEVRIIMVDPKMLELSIYEGIPHLLLPVVTNPKKAALALNWAVREMERRYKLMSDKGVRNIDGYNKKIAKEEKDKAELKAQEKLIVEPVEVEEDELPPVTIEEGEELEHGHLPYIVVIVDELADLMMVAGREIEESIARLAQMARAAGIHLILATQRPSVDVITGLIKANFPTRISFKVFSRIDSRTILDQMGAETLLGMGDMLFLPPGTGAVQRVHGAFVSELEVQRVVDFLKKQGTPEYDKSILAAPPASDNGGDGEEEYDEKWDDALALIADTRQASISMLQRRLRLGYNRAARMIEKMEQEGIVGPSDGTSRPREVFVNNIQRPD, from the coding sequence ATGCCTCAGAACAAACCGCCACTGATCCGGGAACATCTGCAAAAGGAGATCGCCGGCGTCCTCTGCCTCGCCGTCGGGATCTTTATCCTGCTCAGCCTGGTGTCTTTTCATACGTCGGACCCCTCCTTCAACAACAACATCACCTCTGCCACTATCCGCAACTGGGGGGGGGTGGTCGGCGCCAATCTCGCCGATCTGCTCATCCAGATTTTGGGGCTGGTCGCGCTGGTGCTGCCTTTGGCCTGCTTTCTCTTCGCCTGGCGCCTGCTCAAGTTCCGTTCGGTCAAGGTGCGCCTCTACAAAGGGGGGGCGATCCTGATGCTGATCCTCTCCCTGGCCGGACTCATCGCCCTGCGCTTTCACGAGGTCGTCATTTTCGGGCAGCGGATCGAGGAAGCCGGCGGCGCCGCCGGACGGCTGCTGGCCGAGGTCCTCTCCCGTTATCTGAATGTCACCGGCGCCGGCATCTTCCTCTTTGTCTTCTTTCTCATCTCCCTCATGCTCGGCGCCCGCTTTTCGATGGTGCTCTTTCTCGAAGGTATGGCCACCCGAGTCGGCGGCCAGATGGAGCGCCGCCGCGAGCAGCGTGCCGCCGAACGGGAACTTCGCGCCCGCAAACGCAAGGAGAAACAGGAGCAGCCGACCATCATCGCGCCGCCAGTGCGTCCGACCCTGGAGGTAACGCCGCCGGCGAAAAAGAAGAAACGCAAGGACGAGCCCCCACCCGAGCAGGAAGCCTTTGAGTTTCTCGAACCTTCGGGCACCTATCACAAACCCTCCCTGTCGCTGCTCGCCCACGAGGGGGAGGCTCCCCTCCCCATCGACCGCGACGCGCTCATGGCCAACGCCAAGATTTTGGAGAGCAAGCTCAAGGATTTCAACGTCGACGGCGAAGTGGTCGAAGTCAAGCCGGGGCCGGTGGTGACCATGTACGAATTTTCCCCGGCACCGGGGGTGAAGGTCAACAAGATCGCCGGCCTCTCCGACGATCTCTCCATGGCCCTGCGCGCTCTCTCGATCCGCATCGTCGCCCCCATTCCCGGGCGCGGCGTGGTCGGCATCGAAATCCCCAACAAAGAGCGAGAGACGGTCTACCTCAAGGAGATCTTCGAGTCGGAAGAGTTCCAGAAAACCGGCGGCAAGCTCCCCATGGCTCTGGGCAAAAACATCTTCGGCCGCACCGTCGTCTCCGATCTGGCGAAGATGCCGCACCTGCTCGTCGCCGGTTCCACCGGCAGCGGCAAGTCCGTCTCCATCAACACCATGATCCTCTCCCTCCTCTATCGGGCCACCCCCGAGGAGGTGCGCATCATCATGGTCGACCCAAAGATGCTGGAACTCTCCATCTACGAGGGGATTCCCCACCTGCTGCTGCCGGTGGTGACCAACCCGAAGAAGGCCGCCCTGGCGCTGAACTGGGCGGTACGGGAGATGGAGCGGCGCTATAAGCTGATGTCCGACAAGGGCGTGCGCAACATCGACGGCTACAACAAGAAGATCGCCAAGGAAGAAAAGGACAAGGCCGAGCTTAAGGCCCAGGAAAAGCTCATCGTCGAACCGGTGGAGGTGGAGGAGGATGAACTGCCGCCGGTGACCATCGAAGAGGGAGAAGAGCTGGAGCACGGCCACCTCCCCTATATCGTCGTCATCGTCGACGAGCTCGCCGACCTGATGATGGTCGCCGGCCGGGAGATCGAGGAATCGATCGCCCGCCTCGCGCAGATGGCCCGGGCCGCCGGTATTCACCTGATTCTGGCCACCCAGCGGCCGTCTGTCGACGTCATCACCGGCCTCATCAAGGCCAACTTCCCAACCCGAATCAGCTTCAAGGTCTTCTCCCGCATCGACAGCCGCACCATCCTCGACCAGATGGGGGCGGAAACCCTGCTCGGCATGGGCGATATGCTCTTTCTGCCGCCGGGAACCGGTGCCGTGCAACGGGTGCACGGAGCCTTCGTCTCCGAACTGGAAGTGCAGCGGGTCGTCGATTTCCTCAAGAAACAGGGGACGCCGGAATACGACAAATCGATCCTCGCCGCGCCTCCCGCCTCGGACAATGGCGGGGATGGGGAGGAAGAATATGACGAGAAGTGGGACGATGCCCTGGCCCTGATCGCGGATACTCGCCAGGCCTCCATCTCCATGCTGCAACGGCGGCTCCGTCTTGGCTACAACCGGGCGGCGCGCATGATCGAGAAGATGGAGCAGGAAGGAATCGTCGGCCCCTCGGACGGCACCAGCCGCCCCCGCGAAGTCTTTGTCAACAACATCCAAAGGCCTGACT
- the uppP gene encoding undecaprenyl-diphosphatase UppP has translation MTLLHAVLLGLIQGMTEFLPVSSSGHLAMTQHMLPGFEQPGILFDVLLHLGTMLAVVLYFRRDLANLLSSPFRKDEEAVLHRRLLLLLIAGSVPTAIIGLTFKDYFEGMFENIPLVGLMLLVTGSVLFVSEKFRRGNRKEKDLTFLDALVVGTVQGCAIIPGISRSGSTIAALLLRGVDGETAARFSFLLALPAVLGAALLSLRDLHAVPAGEFPLYLTGTAVAFAAGMLSIHFLLAVIRKRRLFAFALYCWLAGSLALTLTL, from the coding sequence ATGACGCTGCTGCACGCTGTTCTCCTTGGCCTGATTCAAGGCATGACCGAATTTCTGCCGGTTTCCTCCTCGGGACACCTGGCCATGACCCAGCACATGCTCCCCGGCTTCGAGCAGCCGGGCATTCTCTTCGACGTGCTGCTGCACCTCGGCACCATGCTGGCGGTGGTTCTCTATTTCCGCCGCGACCTCGCAAACCTGCTGAGTTCTCCCTTCCGCAAGGACGAGGAGGCGGTCCTGCACCGTCGACTGCTGCTGCTGCTCATCGCCGGTTCGGTGCCGACGGCCATTATCGGATTGACCTTCAAAGACTATTTCGAGGGGATGTTCGAGAACATCCCGCTGGTGGGGCTGATGCTGCTGGTCACCGGCTCCGTGCTCTTCGTTTCGGAAAAATTCCGGCGCGGAAATCGCAAGGAGAAGGATCTGACGTTCCTCGACGCCCTGGTGGTCGGAACCGTTCAAGGTTGCGCCATCATCCCCGGCATCTCCCGCTCCGGCTCGACCATCGCCGCGTTACTGCTGCGGGGCGTCGACGGTGAGACGGCGGCGCGCTTCTCCTTTTTGCTGGCGCTCCCCGCCGTTCTCGGCGCGGCTCTCCTCTCCTTGCGCGACCTGCACGCCGTCCCCGCCGGGGAGTTCCCCCTCTATCTGACGGGAACCGCCGTCGCCTTCGCCGCCGGCATGCTCTCCATCCATTTTCTGCTGGCGGTCATTCGCAAGCGCCGGCTCTTCGCCTTCGCCCTCTACTGCTGGCTGGCGGGCAGCCTGGCTTTGACCCTCACTCTGTAA
- a CDS encoding carbonic anhydrase: MKKVCIVLSVVAAMLLASGAPVLASSTAKKPSPDEAIAMLKAGNQRFVSGQSAHPHIDAKRIAQAAKENQGDHAYATIISCSDSRVPVEAIFDAGIMDIFVIRVAGNVVDTDEAGSIEYGLAHVNTPVMVVLGHTQCGAVTAVTHALHGEGHALERNIPTLVDNIEPAVKRAGQQYPQVHGDAIIPYAIEENVWQAIEDLFRESPATREMVKSGKAKVVGAMYVLETGNVEFLPEEKVQKILARVESSRNKAMDAMAH, from the coding sequence ATGAAAAAAGTGTGTATTGTGCTTTCGGTGGTAGCGGCGATGCTCTTGGCAAGCGGAGCGCCGGTGCTGGCTTCGAGCACGGCGAAAAAGCCCTCCCCCGACGAAGCCATCGCCATGCTCAAAGCGGGGAACCAGCGTTTCGTCTCCGGGCAATCGGCCCACCCCCATATCGACGCCAAGCGCATTGCCCAGGCCGCCAAGGAAAACCAGGGGGACCACGCCTACGCTACGATCATCAGCTGCTCCGACTCCCGCGTTCCCGTCGAAGCGATCTTTGATGCCGGCATCATGGACATTTTCGTCATTCGCGTCGCCGGCAATGTTGTCGATACCGACGAAGCCGGTTCCATCGAATACGGCCTGGCCCACGTCAACACCCCGGTGATGGTGGTTCTCGGCCACACCCAGTGTGGCGCGGTAACCGCTGTAACCCACGCCCTGCACGGCGAAGGACACGCTCTCGAGCGCAACATTCCGACCCTGGTCGATAACATCGAGCCAGCAGTGAAGCGCGCCGGCCAACAGTATCCCCAGGTTCACGGCGATGCCATCATTCCCTACGCCATCGAAGAAAACGTCTGGCAGGCCATCGAGGACCTCTTCCGCGAAAGCCCGGCGACCCGCGAAATGGTCAAATCAGGTAAAGCCAAGGTCGTCGGCGCCATGTACGTGCTCGAAACCGGAAACGTCGAATTCCTGCCCGAGGAAAAGGTGCAGAAAATCCTCGCCCGGGTCGAGTCCTCGCGCAACAAAGCCATGGACGCCATGGCCCACTGA
- a CDS encoding lysophospholipid acyltransferase family protein, producing the protein MIRTIFYFATLIPWTLFVIVTGVPLSFISPDYLHNYARLWARVGLLLAGVRLKVSGQEHLRAGQPVIYMSNHASNFDILALFAGLPGQFRWLAKEELFRIPLFGLAMRRAGYIPLDRSDRRKALHSMTEAAKRIRDGASVVIFPEGTRSADGILQPFKKGGFLIALKAAVPVQPVAISGSFAIMPKTSRRIHGGLIEVRILPAIATAELTSADTEKLLATVQERIAAALEACP; encoded by the coding sequence ATGATTCGTACCATTTTTTATTTCGCCACCCTCATCCCCTGGACCCTGTTCGTCATCGTCACCGGCGTTCCCCTGTCTTTCATCAGCCCTGACTATCTGCACAACTACGCACGGCTCTGGGCCAGGGTCGGCTTGCTGCTGGCCGGGGTGCGGCTGAAGGTCAGCGGCCAGGAGCATCTGCGCGCCGGCCAGCCGGTCATCTATATGTCCAACCATGCGAGCAATTTCGATATTCTGGCGCTTTTTGCCGGACTGCCGGGACAGTTTCGCTGGCTGGCCAAGGAAGAACTCTTTCGCATTCCCCTGTTCGGCTTGGCCATGCGCCGCGCCGGCTACATTCCCCTCGACCGTTCGGACCGCAGGAAGGCCCTGCACAGCATGACCGAAGCGGCCAAGCGCATCCGCGACGGCGCTTCGGTGGTGATCTTTCCCGAAGGCACCCGCTCCGCCGACGGCATCCTGCAACCTTTCAAGAAGGGGGGCTTCCTGATCGCCCTCAAGGCCGCCGTGCCGGTGCAGCCGGTAGCGATTTCCGGGAGCTTCGCGATCATGCCCAAGACCAGCCGCCGGATTCACGGCGGGCTGATCGAGGTGCGGATTCTGCCGGCCATCGCCACCGCCGAATTGACCTCCGCCGACACCGAGAAGCTGCTTGCGACCGTGCAGGAGCGGATCGCGGCAGCCCTGGAGGCTTGCCCATGA
- a CDS encoding YwbE family protein, whose translation MAGETRADIAPGMTVAIVLKKDQKSGTLTWGVVKNLLTSAPYHSRGIKVRLEDGQVGRVQIIGEPD comes from the coding sequence ATGGCCGGCGAAACGCGCGCGGATATCGCGCCCGGCATGACCGTAGCGATCGTGCTGAAAAAGGATCAGAAGAGCGGCACGCTGACCTGGGGCGTGGTCAAGAACCTGCTCACCAGCGCCCCCTATCATTCGCGGGGGATCAAGGTGCGTCTGGAGGATGGGCAGGTGGGCCGGGTTCAGATCATCGGAGAGCCCGACTGA
- a CDS encoding methyltransferase, translated as MNRASRNRLTTQLLPQFPGNNLFDRVARACCRAGCLPRKELFEAWETARRTRRRLRGGRVVDLACGHGLLAQLLLLLDDSSPEALAVDLRLPASAPRLAAVLGEDWPRLAGRVRFIEADLNTVELSADDLVVSAHACGGLSDQILDRALAARARLALLPCCHDLKGADLGGLHGWLDGSLALDVLRVERLRRAGYRVHTQTIPGDITPKNRLLLAEPR; from the coding sequence ATGAATCGCGCCTCCCGCAACCGGCTGACCACCCAACTGCTCCCTCAGTTTCCCGGGAACAACCTTTTCGATCGGGTCGCCCGCGCCTGTTGCCGGGCGGGCTGCCTGCCACGCAAGGAGTTGTTCGAGGCCTGGGAAACGGCGCGGCGGACGCGGCGGCGGCTGCGCGGAGGGCGGGTGGTCGATCTGGCCTGCGGCCACGGGCTGCTCGCCCAACTGCTGCTTTTGCTCGACGACAGTTCACCGGAAGCGCTGGCCGTGGACCTGCGCCTGCCGGCGAGCGCACCCCGACTGGCGGCGGTGCTCGGCGAAGACTGGCCGCGCCTGGCGGGGCGGGTACGGTTCATCGAAGCCGACCTGAATACCGTCGAACTTTCCGCCGACGATCTGGTCGTTTCGGCCCACGCCTGCGGCGGCCTCAGCGATCAGATTCTGGACCGTGCCCTGGCCGCCCGCGCCCGGCTGGCCCTGCTCCCCTGCTGTCACGACCTCAAGGGCGCCGACCTCGGCGGCCTGCACGGCTGGCTCGACGGCTCCCTCGCTCTCGACGTGCTGCGCGTCGAACGCCTGCGCCGCGCCGGCTATCGGGTCCACACCCAGACCATCCCCGGCGACATCACCCCGAAAAATCGTCTACTGCTGGCCGAGCCGCGCTGA
- a CDS encoding ribonuclease J encodes MSTLAHSPELHPDALRILPLGGLGEIGLNLMVLECRGDLLLIDCGLMFPEAYMMGIDLVIPDVSALAGREADIRGLVLTHGHEDHIGAIPFLYETLGCPPIYGTALTLGLLRGKLEEHKLAGRARLETVSPRQSVQLGVFAVEFYRAAHSIVDGAGLIIRTPAGTVIHTGDFKLDQTPVDGEPTDLPRLAQCGEEGVLLLLADSTNIEKEGYTLSERVVGEAFQQILPQCSGLVMVATFSSNIHRIQQVVDAAVDCGRSVLINGRSMVTNTDIARKLGYLNIPDSALIELRDLRDIPRDQVLVITTGSQGEPLSALARIAMDDHKQLYLEPGDTVILSSKFIPGNEKAISDLINHLYRRGAEVFYETTSEVHVSGHASQEELKLVHSLVKPRYFVPVHGEYRHLVKHAQLARRMGVAPEHAVVLENGQPLLVSENGLRLEERLESGRIFVDGKGVGDVGVMQLRDRSHLANHGMVMVILAMNQKTGEILYGPEIHSKGFVTEDESGEFMELARQAVCDTLAEHSLAMLGDWEELRVEVRKTLRRFFNRTIERRPMILPVILEL; translated from the coding sequence ATGAGCACTCTCGCCCATTCTCCCGAACTGCATCCCGACGCCCTGCGCATTCTGCCCCTCGGTGGGCTGGGCGAAATCGGGCTGAACCTGATGGTCCTCGAATGCCGGGGGGATTTGCTGCTCATTGACTGCGGACTGATGTTCCCCGAGGCCTACATGATGGGGATCGATCTGGTCATTCCCGATGTTTCCGCCCTGGCCGGGCGGGAAGCGGATATCCGCGGCTTGGTTCTGACCCACGGCCACGAGGACCACATCGGCGCCATCCCCTTTCTTTACGAAACCCTCGGCTGCCCGCCCATCTACGGCACGGCCCTGACGCTGGGGCTGCTGCGGGGCAAGCTGGAGGAGCACAAGCTCGCCGGTCGCGCCCGCCTGGAGACGGTTTCCCCCCGCCAGAGCGTTCAGCTTGGGGTTTTTGCGGTGGAATTCTACCGCGCCGCCCACTCCATCGTCGACGGCGCCGGCTTGATCATCCGCACCCCGGCGGGGACAGTCATCCATACCGGCGACTTCAAGCTCGACCAGACCCCGGTGGACGGCGAGCCGACCGACCTCCCCCGACTGGCCCAGTGCGGGGAGGAGGGCGTGCTGCTGCTGCTGGCCGACTCGACCAACATCGAAAAGGAAGGCTACACCCTCTCGGAGCGGGTGGTCGGTGAGGCCTTTCAGCAGATCCTCCCTCAGTGCAGCGGCCTGGTCATGGTCGCGACTTTTTCCTCCAATATCCACCGCATTCAGCAGGTAGTGGATGCGGCCGTTGATTGCGGGCGCAGCGTACTGATCAATGGCCGCAGCATGGTGACGAACACCGACATCGCCCGCAAACTCGGCTATCTGAACATCCCCGATTCGGCTCTCATCGAGCTGCGTGATCTGCGGGACATCCCCCGCGACCAGGTGCTGGTCATCACCACCGGCAGCCAGGGGGAACCCCTCTCGGCCCTCGCCCGCATCGCCATGGATGACCATAAGCAGCTTTACCTGGAGCCGGGGGATACGGTCATCCTCTCGTCGAAATTCATCCCCGGCAACGAGAAGGCCATCTCCGACCTGATCAACCACCTCTACCGGCGCGGCGCCGAGGTCTTCTACGAGACGACGAGCGAGGTTCATGTCTCCGGCCATGCCAGCCAGGAAGAACTCAAACTCGTCCATTCCCTGGTCAAGCCCCGTTATTTTGTGCCGGTGCACGGCGAATACCGGCATCTGGTCAAACATGCGCAACTGGCCCGGCGCATGGGGGTGGCGCCGGAACACGCGGTCGTCCTGGAAAACGGGCAGCCCCTGCTGGTTTCGGAAAACGGCCTGCGCCTCGAAGAACGGCTGGAGAGCGGACGGATTTTCGTCGACGGCAAGGGGGTCGGCGATGTCGGCGTCATGCAGCTGCGCGACCGCAGCCATCTGGCCAATCACGGCATGGTCATGGTGATTCTGGCGATGAACCAGAAAACCGGCGAGATCCTCTACGGGCCGGAGATCCACAGCAAGGGTTTCGTCACCGAGGACGAAAGCGGTGAATTCATGGAACTGGCCCGACAGGCGGTGTGCGACACCCTCGCCGAACACAGCCTGGCCATGCTCGGCGACTGGGAGGAATTGCGGGTCGAGGTCCGCAAAACCCTGCGCCGCTTCTTCAACCGCACCATCGAACGCCGGCCGATGATCCTGCCGGTAATTCTGGAACTTTAA
- a CDS encoding ABC-F family ATP-binding cassette domain-containing protein, with product MISAHNIALAYGKRVIFKDVNIKFTPGNCYGLIGANGAGKSTFLKILAGQSEADKGEVIVSPGERIAMLRQDQFAFDEETVFHTVIMGHKRLFEVMREREDLYAKGDFSEEDGIRSGELEAEFAEMNGYEAEAEAAVLLDGLGIPEELRHKRMKELEPGDKVRVLLAQALFGNPDILLLDEPTNHLDLKSIAWLEDFLFRFPNTVIVVSHDRHFLNQVCTHVADIDFGKITVYVGNYDFWYQASQLTLKQKQDENRKVTDKANELKEFIQRFSSNASKAKQATSRKKLLEKLTVEELPVSSRKYPFVVFKPERPCGDIILEIKGLYKKIDGVELFGGLDLFVNKGDKIAFVGANALAKTTLFQILAGELEPDAGSCRWGVTITPAYFPKENSRYFDNDLNLIEWLCQFPPCDGETFARGFLGRMLFSGDEATKKTRVLSGGERVRCMLARMMLKGANALVFDEPTNHLDLESITALNNGLIAFSEAILFTSHDHQFIETLANRIVEFLPEGYIDRAMSFEEYLESPEVARERERLSPDHADLKL from the coding sequence ATGATCAGCGCCCACAATATCGCCCTGGCCTACGGCAAGCGGGTGATTTTCAAAGACGTCAACATCAAGTTCACCCCCGGCAACTGCTATGGTCTGATCGGCGCCAACGGCGCGGGGAAATCGACCTTTCTCAAGATCCTCGCCGGGCAGTCCGAAGCCGACAAGGGAGAGGTCATCGTCAGCCCGGGCGAACGCATCGCCATGCTGCGCCAGGACCAGTTCGCCTTTGACGAGGAGACGGTCTTTCATACCGTCATCATGGGGCATAAACGCCTTTTCGAAGTGATGCGCGAGCGCGAGGATCTCTATGCCAAAGGGGATTTCAGCGAGGAAGACGGCATCCGCTCGGGCGAGCTGGAAGCGGAATTCGCCGAGATGAACGGCTACGAAGCGGAAGCCGAAGCGGCGGTGCTCCTCGACGGTCTCGGCATCCCCGAGGAATTGCGCCACAAGCGGATGAAGGAGCTGGAACCGGGGGACAAGGTGCGGGTACTCCTCGCCCAGGCCCTGTTCGGCAATCCCGACATCCTCTTGCTCGACGAGCCGACCAACCATCTCGACCTGAAATCGATCGCCTGGCTGGAGGATTTCCTCTTCCGCTTTCCCAACACGGTCATCGTCGTTTCCCATGACCGCCACTTTCTCAATCAGGTCTGCACCCATGTGGCCGACATCGACTTCGGCAAGATCACCGTCTACGTCGGCAACTACGATTTCTGGTATCAGGCCAGCCAGTTGACCCTCAAGCAGAAGCAGGACGAAAACCGCAAGGTCACCGACAAGGCCAACGAACTCAAGGAGTTCATCCAGCGTTTTTCCTCCAACGCGAGCAAGGCCAAGCAGGCGACCTCGCGCAAGAAGCTGTTGGAAAAGCTCACTGTCGAGGAACTGCCGGTCTCGTCGCGCAAATACCCCTTCGTCGTCTTCAAGCCCGAGCGCCCCTGCGGCGACATCATCCTTGAAATCAAGGGACTGTACAAAAAGATCGACGGCGTCGAACTCTTCGGCGGCCTCGATCTCTTCGTCAACAAGGGGGACAAAATCGCCTTCGTCGGCGCCAACGCCCTGGCCAAGACCACCCTTTTCCAGATTCTCGCCGGCGAACTGGAACCGGACGCCGGCAGCTGCCGCTGGGGGGTAACTATCACCCCAGCCTACTTCCCCAAAGAGAACAGCCGCTATTTCGACAACGATCTCAACCTGATCGAATGGCTCTGCCAGTTTCCGCCCTGCGACGGCGAGACCTTCGCCCGCGGCTTTCTCGGGCGCATGCTCTTCTCTGGCGATGAAGCGACGAAAAAAACCCGCGTCCTTTCCGGCGGCGAGCGGGTGCGCTGCATGCTCGCGCGGATGATGCTCAAAGGGGCCAACGCCCTGGTTTTCGACGAGCCGACCAACCACCTCGACCTCGAATCGATCACCGCCCTCAACAACGGTCTCATCGCCTTTTCCGAAGCGATCCTCTTCACCTCCCACGACCATCAGTTCATCGAAACCCTGGCCAACCGCATCGTTGAATTTTTGCCGGAGGGCTATATCGACCGCGCCATGAGTTTTGAGGAATACCTGGAGAGCCCCGAAGTGGCCCGCGAGCGGGAACGGCTCAGCCCGGACCACGCCGACCTGAAGCTCTAG
- a CDS encoding single-stranded DNA-binding protein, protein MSVNKVILVGNLGKDPELRYTPSGAAVATFSLATSERYKDREGQQQEKTEWHNIVAWRQLAEICGKYLHKGKQVYIEGKIQTRSYDDKDGNKRYITEIVADQMQMLGGRGDEGGGQREGGYAPRGGNRQESRPAQQAQRSTPATPAYEDFADPPFNPDDDIPF, encoded by the coding sequence ATGTCCGTTAACAAAGTCATCCTCGTCGGCAACCTCGGCAAGGATCCCGAGCTTCGCTATACCCCCTCCGGGGCTGCCGTCGCGACCTTTTCCCTGGCCACGTCCGAGCGCTACAAGGACCGCGAAGGTCAGCAGCAGGAAAAGACCGAGTGGCACAACATCGTTGCCTGGCGGCAACTGGCCGAGATCTGCGGCAAATATCTGCACAAGGGCAAGCAGGTCTATATCGAGGGGAAAATCCAGACCCGCTCCTATGACGACAAGGATGGCAACAAGCGCTACATCACCGAAATCGTCGCCGACCAGATGCAGATGCTCGGCGGGCGCGGCGACGAAGGCGGTGGCCAGCGCGAAGGCGGCTATGCTCCCCGGGGCGGCAACCGCCAGGAAAGTCGCCCGGCCCAGCAGGCCCAGCGCTCAACCCCGGCAACCCCGGCCTACGAAGACTTCGCCGATCCGCCCTTCAATCCCGATGACGACATCCCGTTTTAG
- a CDS encoding iron-sulfur cluster-binding oxidoreductase, whose translation MNKLACGCPGSHVQTIERNETNTNAATGRLPSELRQWPTQLHLVPPSAPWLQNAHLLIAADCVPFAYGDFHRDFIKDRVLVNACPKLDDTSPYVEKLAAIIRQNDIQSITVTIMEVPCCRGLGLMAQEAVKQSGKDVPLEIAVIGIDGTRRS comes from the coding sequence ATGAATAAACTCGCTTGCGGCTGCCCCGGCAGCCATGTTCAAACCATCGAGCGCAACGAAACCAACACCAACGCAGCGACCGGCCGTCTGCCCAGCGAACTGCGCCAGTGGCCGACTCAGCTGCATCTGGTGCCGCCAAGTGCCCCCTGGCTGCAAAATGCCCACCTGCTCATCGCCGCAGACTGCGTCCCCTTTGCCTACGGCGACTTCCACCGCGACTTCATCAAGGACCGGGTGCTGGTCAACGCCTGCCCGAAACTGGACGACACCAGCCCCTACGTGGAAAAGCTGGCGGCGATCATCCGTCAGAACGATATCCAGTCGATCACCGTCACTATCATGGAAGTTCCCTGCTGCCGGGGACTCGGCCTGATGGCCCAGGAAGCGGTCAAACAATCGGGCAAGGATGTGCCCCTGGAGATCGCGGTCATCGGCATCGACGGAACCCGGAGGAGTTGA